GTTGGCCAGCAGAAAATCCAGCGTCTCGCAGAATTCGGCGAAGCTGTCGAAGAACAGCCCGCCGTGGCTGCGGCGGCTCTGGCCGCGCAGGACTTTGCACAGCCCGTTGACCAAGGTGCACTGGCCGGCCTTCCAAGCCTCCAGGACGACGATGCAGAGGCTCTCGTACGGGGAGGGCATGACCAGCAGCTCCGCGCCTTGGATGGCTTCGAACTTTTCCTGGTCGCTTAAAAAGCCCAAGTACTTGATCCGGGGATGATCGGGGATGGGAAGCGCCGCCGATCCCCCCAGGACCAGGTCGATGTCGCGCGTCTTGCGCTTGAGATATTCCTGGAAATAGCGGAACAACCCGTCGCAGCCCTTGTTGCGGTCGATCCGGCCGACATAGAGGATGTAAGGCCGGGTAATCCCGCGGCGGCGCCGGAAGGCCTCCGGGTCGAGCTCGGCGGGGACGTCAACCGCGAAGCCGATGACGGCGCTCGGCGGCAATGAGCCCAAAGCCACTTTTCCGACCAGATCCTGCTCCTCGGGCGTGAGAAAAAGGATGCCGGCCGGCAGGGTGAAGAAATCCCTGAAGATGGTCAGGTGGACGGCCGAGTCCTCTTCGGCCGTGGGCACGAGAATCGCTTTGTCGGCGATCTCGGGCAGGGTCTCGTAGGCGGTGGCGTAGCGGAAGCTGTAGACGATGAAGGCGTCATACTCGGCCTTGTGCTCGCGGACGAAGCGAAGGAGGTCGGGGCAGTCCGGGCCGTTGGCCCGGACCCAGGCCTTCTCGTCTTCGGCCGTATGGGCCTTGTCGTAGAAGCAGAGATCGGAGATCTCCTTGAATCGGACTAGATTGCGGCGGGACTTGATCCGAAAGCGGCGGACCTTGACGCCGTTGACGGTCTCGACGCCTTCCTTGTAGCCTTCTTTCCAGGTGACGTAATCGCTGGCCGTCGTGGTCAGGACCTCGACCGTATGCCGGGCGGCGAACTGCTCGGCGATCCGGCGGCAGTGGTATTCGCTCCCGCCGACAATGTCGGCGCCGTATCGGTGGATGATGAAGGCGATCTTCATGGCCGGCCGGGCCCTTGCGAGGAATCGTCCGGGCGGCCCTTCTCCAGTCGGGCCAGGCGTGACTTGAGGCGGCCGATCTCCCAGGCCATCTCCTCGAGAAGGTGGAGGAGCTTGATGTTCAGGCGGTCCTGCCGCCAGGCGTTGGACTCGACCGGCTCAACGAGCCAGCGCATAGGGGGCAGGAGGACGTGTTTTTTAAACCAGACCGCCAGGCGGCCGATCCGGCCGCGATGGGTGGAGAAGTTCGGATGAAGCTGGAGACGCCAATCATCCAGGGAATCGAGCTGCTGGTGCAGGGACGATTCGCCGGCGGCCCGTTCGATCAAAACCTCCGACAGCCAGAGCGAGGCCTCGGAGCGGATCTCGTCTTCATAGAGGACCCCGCCCCGGCGGCGGGACTCGATCTTGTCGCGGAGAAAGGCCATGATCTCGTCCACGTCGGGCGATGCGGTCCAGAGGTCCAGGCGTTCTTTTTCGTCCATGGGGGCGTCGGGCAATATAGCTCCGGCCGGAGGGTGGTGTCAACAAGTGGTGCGGCGCCCCTCTGCCGGCGGTTGAACCCCGGCGGTTTATCCCCTACAATGGGTTGCGACCGAGACGGAGAGAGCCCATGGACAAGACGCCGACGACCAAGCCGGCCCCGGCCGAGGCCGTGGCCGTCGATTACGACAACCTCGACGTGGCCGAGCTGGGCGCGCGCATCCAGGCGGCGGCGGCTGCCAGGACAGCTCCTTTGCCCTCAGAGCCGCCTTCCGTCACGATCGAGCGGGGACCTATGGCTTCGCCGCCCGTCCCGTATGCCCCGCCGAGCGGGGGAGACGGGACCGCAAAGCCGGGCCCGGGGCTTAAAACCCGGCTCAAGGGCAAGGCGGTGCGGCTTCTCTCCCCGCTCTTCCCCCTGATGCGGGCCTTGGCCCTGCCGCTTCACGAGGACGTGGCTGCGGTTGTCCGCAGCCTGGACGCCTCCAACCAGCGGGTCGACGGATACATGCGGACCCTGGATCGCAGCGTCGAATACATCAAGCTGCTCCACCTGCTCAACCACAACCTGGTCGTGGAGATGACCAAGCTGCGGCTCGAGCACGAGTCGCTCAAGAGCCGAATGCGGCTGATGGAGCGGGACCTGGAGTTCCTGACCAAGCGGGAACGGACGGTCGAGGAGCGGGTGTTCGAGGAATGAACGTCCACCAGTTCGCCACGTCGCTGGCCTCCGGCGACGCCATCTCGGACGAGATGCTGGAGATCCGCGACGTCCTGCGGTCGAGCGGCTTTGCCTCCGAGATCTTCGTCCACGGCTACGATCCGGCCACGGCCAAGCATGTCCGCGACTACCGCGAGTACAAGGCTTTGTCTTCGCCCGACAACGTCGTCCTGTTCCATTTCTCGATCGGTTCGCCCGTTTCCAAGATGGCCTTCCGGGTCCCCGACCGGAAGATCATGATCTACCACAACATCACCCCGCATGACTTCTTCCTGGACAACAACCGCATCCTGGCCCGCGAGTGCTACCGCGGCCGGCTGGAGCTCGGCCTGTTCAAAGACAAGGTCAAGCTGGCCGTGGGCGACTCGGAGTTCAACCGCCTCGAGCTCGAAGCGGTCGGCTATCAAGAGACCGGCGTCCTGCCCATCCTGATGAACTTCGACAAGTTCGACGGCCGGGCCGACCCCGTGGTCGAAAAGCTCCTGGCCGGGCGCAAGACGACTATTCTTTTCGTCGGGCGGGTCATCCCCAACAAGAGGCCCGAGGACGTCCTGAAGGTGTTTAATTTCTATCAGAAGATCTTCAACCCCGAATCCCGGCTTATCCTGGCCGGCGACTATCGGGGGCAGGACCGCTATGTGGCGGCCCTGCAGGACTTCATCGGGCGCTTCGGCCTGAAAGACGTCCACTTGACCGGCCATACGACCTTTCCGGAGCTTCTGGCTTACTACCGGGCCGCGGATGTCTACTTGAGCATGAGCGAGCACGAGGGCTTCGGCGTCCCTTTGCTGGAGGCCTTCTATCAGAAGATCCCCGTCGTCGCTTATGCCGCCGGCGCCGTCGAAGAGACCATGAACGGCGGCGGCATCCTCTTGCGGCGCAAGGACTTCGCCGGGACGGCGGCGGTGATCGACCGGCTGATCGCCGACGCGCCCCTCCGCGAGAGGATCGTAGCGGGCCAGCTTGAAGCCCTGCGGAAGTATGCCCGCCCGAACGTGACCCGCATCCTGCTCGAGCATATCGAGAGGGCGAGCCGGTTATGAGGATCGACCAGCTCGTTCCGGCCTATCACCGCGGCGACGCCATCGGCGATGAAGCCACCGAGCTGCGGGCCTTCTTCCGGCGCCGCGGCTACGAATCCGAGATCTACTGCCTGGATCGGGACCGGGGGTTGGAAGGGGAGAGCCGGTTTATCCAGGACTTCCCGGCCCCGGCGCCCACCGACCTGACCATCCTCCATTTTGCCCTGGCCTCGCCCCTGACCGAGGTTCTTCGCCGCACGGCCGGCCGCAAGGCCGTCATCCACCATAACATCACCCCGTCGCATTTTTTCCGCGGCCTCGACCCCGAGATCGCCCGCCTGACGCGGTTGGGGCGGCTGGAATTGGCCTCGCTCAAGGATGTCGTCGACGTCGGCCTGGCCGACTCCGAATTCAACCGGGGGGAGCTCCAGGAAATGGGCTTCCGTCGGACCCAAGTCTTCCCGCTGTTCATCGATTTCGAAAAATACGCCCAGCCTCCCAGCCGGTTCGTCCACGACATGTTCCGGGACGGCCGGTTCAATATTCTCTATGTCGGCCGCATCGCGCCCAACAAGCGCA
The genomic region above belongs to Candidatus Aminicenantes bacterium and contains:
- a CDS encoding glycosyltransferase family 4 protein; its protein translation is MKIAFIIHRYGADIVGGSEYHCRRIAEQFAARHTVEVLTTTASDYVTWKEGYKEGVETVNGVKVRRFRIKSRRNLVRFKEISDLCFYDKAHTAEDEKAWVRANGPDCPDLLRFVREHKAEYDAFIVYSFRYATAYETLPEIADKAILVPTAEEDSAVHLTIFRDFFTLPAGILFLTPEEQDLVGKVALGSLPPSAVIGFAVDVPAELDPEAFRRRRGITRPYILYVGRIDRNKGCDGLFRYFQEYLKRKTRDIDLVLGGSAALPIPDHPRIKYLGFLSDQEKFEAIQGAELLVMPSPYESLCIVVLEAWKAGQCTLVNGLCKVLRGQSRRSHGGLFFDSFAEFCETLDFLLANPAIRAALGRSGRRWLETNFEWFHLTAKIEDLIARTIVPHA
- a CDS encoding glycosyltransferase family 4 protein, which produces MNVHQFATSLASGDAISDEMLEIRDVLRSSGFASEIFVHGYDPATAKHVRDYREYKALSSPDNVVLFHFSIGSPVSKMAFRVPDRKIMIYHNITPHDFFLDNNRILARECYRGRLELGLFKDKVKLAVGDSEFNRLELEAVGYQETGVLPILMNFDKFDGRADPVVEKLLAGRKTTILFVGRVIPNKRPEDVLKVFNFYQKIFNPESRLILAGDYRGQDRYVAALQDFIGRFGLKDVHLTGHTTFPELLAYYRAADVYLSMSEHEGFGVPLLEAFYQKIPVVAYAAGAVEETMNGGGILLRRKDFAGTAAVIDRLIADAPLRERIVAGQLEALRKYARPNVTRILLEHIERASRL
- a CDS encoding glycosyltransferase family 4 protein, which produces MRIDQLVPAYHRGDAIGDEATELRAFFRRRGYESEIYCLDRDRGLEGESRFIQDFPAPAPTDLTILHFALASPLTEVLRRTAGRKAVIHHNITPSHFFRGLDPEIARLTRLGRLELASLKDVVDVGLADSEFNRGELQEMGFRRTQVFPLFIDFEKYAQPPSRFVHDMFRDGRFNILYVGRIAPNKRIDHLIKTVFYYKKFISPLVRLILVGKTGTFPRYYEACARMADEFYLAPEELRFLGHVPDAEMFAFYRASDIFLSLSEHEGFCLPLVESMIFDLPVIALASTAVPGTLGEAGILMNRWRPDETAELVARVAGDAALRERLIESGRRELRRFKSFPREEALMDALRGII